The following proteins are co-located in the Polymorphospora rubra genome:
- a CDS encoding response regulator, translating into MIRLVIVDDHPIVRGGLRDTFADAEDIVVVGEAGDGAEGIERAKLLAADVVLMDLRMPVMDGVAATAALCEQAPSVRVLILTTFDSESDVLPAIEAGAIGYLLKDALPDELMRAVRAAARGESVLAPSVTQHLMGQVRRPGAGTLTDREKQVLQLVANGNSNREAATALFIGEASIKTHLQHIYDKLGVRDRASAVAEGYRRRLLT; encoded by the coding sequence ATGATTCGACTGGTAATCGTCGACGACCATCCGATCGTGAGGGGCGGTCTTCGCGACACCTTCGCGGACGCCGAGGACATCGTTGTGGTCGGTGAGGCCGGGGACGGCGCCGAGGGCATCGAACGTGCGAAGCTGCTGGCAGCCGATGTCGTACTCATGGACCTTCGAATGCCCGTGATGGACGGCGTCGCCGCGACCGCGGCCCTGTGCGAGCAGGCCCCGAGTGTCCGGGTGCTGATCCTGACCACCTTCGACAGCGAGAGCGACGTACTGCCGGCGATCGAGGCGGGTGCGATCGGATATCTCCTGAAGGACGCTCTGCCCGACGAACTGATGCGAGCCGTCCGTGCAGCCGCGCGTGGAGAGTCGGTGCTCGCACCGTCGGTGACGCAGCACCTCATGGGGCAGGTTCGGAGGCCCGGCGCCGGCACACTGACCGATCGAGAGAAGCAGGTACTGCAATTGGTCGCGAACGGCAACTCGAATCGAGAGGCCGCTACAGCGTTGTTCATCGGCGAAGCCAGCATCAAGACCCATCTGCAACACATCTACGACAAACTCGGCGTTCGTGATCGAGCCTCGGCGGTGGCCGAGGGCTACCGCCGTCGCCTGCTCACATGA
- a CDS encoding helix-turn-helix domain-containing protein → MRLSTCCLEGRTGDGKRGRPASPARLRSRKSVWAMGTHGVCGVVVRHLWGIGRHGLRVGRTGRYRGNPDALPEGAPPMGSKRVRFAQRRKAAGLSQEKLAERLMVERSTVVRWESGATEPQPWIRPALAAALNVTADELQTLLDETVVAAVPAVSRDGGAALLTSPAATVDGQDAEMAAIELARRIEASDVSDSTLGRLEQVADQMAMAYARTPPKELLPQVRRHLAYVSALVDARMTLTHRRQLLVTGGWLALLAATLHIDLRQGDAARAWLRTAEQMAGQAGHAEIAAWCLETRAWELLTAGGYREALELSQRAQAVAPVGSSALIQATAQEGRAWARMGAASETRSSLARVDRLVSNLPTPDNPEHHYRYDPAKAVSYTATTLSWVGDSAAEGFARIAIRELESEPGGVSRPRRVASARLDLGLALLAAGRPDEASSEALAAVTSGRIVPSNWWRAVEVFQGVTQAGIPEATDLRDAFEAHRPKRSKDSVA, encoded by the coding sequence ATGCGGCTATCGACTTGTTGCTTGGAAGGCCGGACCGGCGACGGGAAGCGAGGTAGGCCGGCATCGCCGGCCCGGCTGCGTTCAAGGAAATCGGTTTGGGCGATGGGAACCCACGGCGTGTGTGGTGTGGTTGTGAGGCATCTGTGGGGCATCGGGCGTCACGGCCTGCGGGTAGGGCGGACGGGCCGCTACCGTGGGAACCCTGACGCACTTCCCGAAGGGGCTCCACCGATGGGCAGCAAGCGGGTCCGGTTCGCTCAACGCCGTAAGGCGGCCGGTTTGAGTCAGGAGAAGCTTGCCGAGCGGTTGATGGTCGAGCGGTCCACGGTCGTGCGGTGGGAGAGCGGAGCCACCGAGCCGCAGCCGTGGATCAGGCCGGCGCTCGCCGCCGCCCTGAACGTGACCGCCGACGAGTTGCAGACGCTTCTCGACGAGACGGTAGTCGCAGCCGTTCCAGCCGTCAGCCGCGACGGCGGAGCAGCCCTTCTGACCTCACCGGCAGCGACAGTCGACGGCCAGGACGCTGAGATGGCGGCGATCGAGCTGGCGCGCCGGATCGAGGCGAGCGACGTCAGCGACAGCACCCTCGGCCGGCTCGAACAGGTCGCCGATCAGATGGCCATGGCCTACGCCCGGACGCCGCCCAAGGAGCTGCTGCCACAGGTACGGCGGCACCTGGCGTACGTCAGCGCTCTCGTTGACGCCCGGATGACCCTCACCCATCGTCGTCAACTGCTTGTCACCGGCGGGTGGCTTGCCCTGCTTGCCGCGACGCTGCACATCGACCTACGACAGGGGGATGCGGCGCGGGCCTGGCTCAGGACCGCCGAGCAGATGGCCGGCCAGGCGGGGCACGCCGAGATCGCCGCCTGGTGCCTGGAGACCAGAGCGTGGGAACTGCTCACCGCCGGCGGCTACCGGGAAGCGCTGGAACTGTCGCAGCGGGCGCAGGCTGTCGCCCCGGTCGGCTCTTCGGCGTTGATCCAGGCAACCGCGCAGGAGGGCAGGGCCTGGGCACGAATGGGCGCGGCATCGGAAACACGTAGCTCCCTGGCGCGCGTCGACCGTCTCGTCAGTAACCTGCCGACGCCCGACAACCCCGAACACCACTACCGCTACGACCCGGCGAAAGCGGTCAGCTACACCGCGACCACGCTGTCATGGGTAGGCGACTCGGCCGCCGAAGGCTTCGCCAGAATCGCGATCCGCGAACTGGAATCCGAGCCCGGCGGTGTATCCCGGCCCCGACGGGTCGCCTCGGCCCGGCTCGACCTCGGACTTGCACTGCTCGCCGCCGGCCGACCCGACGAGGCCAGCTCCGAGGCTCTTGCCGCGGTGACCTCCGGCAGGATCGTGCCATCGAACTGGTGGCGCGCCGTCGAGGTGTTCCAGGGCGTCACACAGGCCGGGATTCCAGAGGCCACCGACCTCCGGGACGCGTTCGAGGCACACCGACCGAAACGCTCCAAGGATTCCGTTGCCTGA
- a CDS encoding helix-turn-helix domain-containing protein yields the protein MPFKEPVRKTLRAQWLGYLMRELRRERGVTLKEATEYLNRDHSALARYERAEWPFKRDDVMALLDIYGVDDPDRRARILKLSEECWRTGEWDLDYADERHNRGYVDHDWLEEHATSINIYATHLLPDLLQTPAYTAHVIQLRERTKKRTEHQGRLVDKLIARQRAFEARTNRLNVVIDEAALHVKTPEPDLMREQLAHVAALAQRTRINIQVIRSEVNIAARAWGPFELFLMPDPYPEVGYLDNLAGRIYVETPHSKRFVLAYEQLQQAALNPSDSIKVIRQAAEQA from the coding sequence GTGCCGTTCAAGGAACCCGTCCGCAAGACCCTGCGCGCCCAGTGGCTCGGCTACCTCATGCGCGAGTTACGCCGCGAACGCGGTGTCACGCTCAAGGAGGCCACCGAGTACCTGAACCGCGACCATTCGGCGCTGGCCCGGTACGAGCGGGCGGAATGGCCCTTCAAGCGCGACGACGTGATGGCCCTGCTCGACATCTACGGCGTCGACGACCCCGACCGCCGCGCACGCATCCTGAAGCTGTCCGAGGAGTGCTGGCGCACCGGGGAGTGGGACCTCGACTACGCCGACGAACGCCACAACCGCGGCTACGTCGACCACGACTGGCTCGAAGAACACGCCACCAGCATCAACATCTACGCCACCCACCTCCTCCCCGACCTGCTCCAGACCCCCGCCTACACCGCGCACGTGATCCAACTGCGGGAACGGACGAAGAAGCGCACCGAACACCAGGGCCGACTCGTGGACAAGCTCATCGCCCGGCAGCGGGCGTTCGAGGCCCGCACCAACCGCCTCAACGTCGTCATCGACGAAGCCGCCCTCCACGTGAAGACGCCCGAGCCCGACCTGATGCGCGAACAGCTGGCGCACGTCGCGGCCCTCGCCCAAAGGACCCGGATCAACATCCAGGTCATCCGGTCCGAGGTGAACATCGCCGCCCGGGCCTGGGGGCCGTTCGAGTTGTTCCTGATGCCGGACCCGTACCCGGAGGTCGGATACCTCGACAACCTCGCCGGCCGCATCTACGTCGAAACCCCACACAGCAAACGCTTCGTCCTCGCCTACGAGCAACTTCAACAAGCCGCCCTCAACCCCAGCGACTCCATCAAGGTCATCCGGCAGGCGGCCGAGCAGGCGTAG
- a CDS encoding MarR family transcriptional regulator gives MGDRAVSRRLTSRQWRVLSFLALHGTATTVEVAVAVGVPRLTAHRDLTRLHGAELVERRRSDEDRTHTWWYGVTAEGTDLVGRDLAASGRPVPLQLGRRRWNEADGLLFLPLIETSRRNPGRCELFGWLTTMDTSVWLRGHGLAHLRADGFGVWLEDGRCLRFLVHVDNARISGLLSEEEQRTAGLEVLLAG, from the coding sequence ATGGGGGATCGGGCCGTCTCGCGCCGGCTGACGTCGCGGCAGTGGCGGGTCCTGTCGTTCCTGGCGTTGCACGGGACCGCGACGACGGTCGAGGTGGCGGTGGCCGTCGGGGTGCCCCGGTTGACCGCACACCGGGACCTGACACGGCTGCACGGCGCCGAGTTGGTCGAGCGGCGACGGTCCGACGAGGACCGTACCCACACCTGGTGGTACGGCGTCACCGCCGAAGGCACCGATCTGGTGGGCCGGGACCTGGCGGCGTCGGGGCGGCCGGTGCCGTTGCAACTGGGACGGCGGCGTTGGAACGAGGCGGACGGGCTGTTGTTCCTGCCGTTGATCGAGACGTCGCGGCGGAACCCCGGCCGGTGCGAGCTGTTCGGGTGGTTGACCACGATGGACACGTCGGTGTGGCTGCGGGGGCACGGCCTGGCGCATCTGCGCGCCGACGGATTCGGGGTGTGGTTGGAGGACGGGCGCTGTCTGCGGTTCCTGGTCCACGTCGACAACGCCCGGATCAGTGGCCTGTTGAGCGAGGAGGAGCAGCGTACGGCCGGCCTGGAGGTGTTGCTGGCCGGGTAG
- a CDS encoding tyrosine-type recombinase/integrase, translating into MASIEQRGDSWRVVWRYNGDKQYTTWPAKSYAEQAKDLAEAHRHKIDADKVYREILEEADTVSDSTAMTFREWCQKWLPAKTRITERVRADYRAQLINHIYPPLGDAKVGLGDTPIDQITGLDIGAWVNAQRASGAHNKTITRRYSLLHSALEAAVRQEVIRSNPCGQTDFVRDQVAEDDVDQHEPVYLTHEEFALLRAGFDAKWWPFLDFLVGTSARWSEATAVAVEHVVAPTAKSDPKIRLWRAWKRGAPGSPRYLGVTKGRSRRDLRVTRNLYDAVMPLAAGQPKGTLLFRTASGTELDYSNFYKQVWRRGLRAAMQCPNHPAPDRGQPLEGARGRCRDYGGEKKDGTPCGARVKPGTTRCLPHSGPNPNAVAACDCPGVLRRWCTPHDLRHTSAAWLLSAGVPLLVVSRRLGHEQASTTSEIYGGLLPDADDAVLDVLGRAMQTEKD; encoded by the coding sequence GTGGCGAGCATCGAGCAGCGCGGGGACTCCTGGCGGGTTGTCTGGCGATACAACGGTGACAAGCAGTACACCACATGGCCCGCAAAATCGTACGCAGAGCAAGCAAAAGACCTTGCCGAGGCGCACCGCCACAAAATCGACGCCGACAAGGTCTATCGCGAAATACTCGAGGAAGCAGACACCGTTTCCGATTCCACGGCAATGACGTTTCGGGAATGGTGCCAGAAGTGGCTTCCGGCGAAGACCCGAATAACCGAACGCGTACGCGCAGACTATCGGGCGCAACTCATCAACCATATCTACCCGCCATTGGGTGACGCGAAGGTCGGCCTGGGTGACACGCCGATTGATCAAATTACTGGACTCGACATCGGCGCCTGGGTCAATGCCCAGCGCGCCAGTGGCGCGCACAACAAGACGATCACCCGTCGGTATTCGCTGCTCCACTCGGCGCTCGAGGCTGCCGTGCGGCAGGAGGTCATCCGGTCGAACCCGTGCGGGCAGACCGATTTCGTTCGAGATCAAGTGGCTGAGGACGACGTCGACCAGCACGAGCCGGTGTACCTCACCCACGAGGAGTTCGCCCTGCTCCGGGCCGGCTTCGACGCAAAGTGGTGGCCCTTCCTCGACTTCCTAGTTGGAACGTCGGCGCGCTGGTCGGAGGCGACCGCGGTCGCGGTCGAGCATGTGGTCGCGCCAACGGCGAAGAGCGACCCGAAGATCCGACTGTGGCGGGCGTGGAAGCGTGGTGCCCCGGGCTCCCCTCGCTACCTGGGGGTGACGAAGGGGCGGTCCCGGCGGGATCTACGGGTGACCCGGAACCTGTATGACGCGGTGATGCCGTTGGCGGCTGGCCAGCCGAAGGGCACGCTACTGTTCCGCACGGCCAGCGGTACCGAACTGGACTACAGCAACTTCTACAAGCAGGTGTGGCGGCGAGGGCTGCGGGCCGCGATGCAGTGTCCTAACCACCCTGCCCCCGACCGGGGCCAGCCGCTCGAGGGTGCTCGTGGCCGGTGCCGGGACTATGGCGGCGAGAAGAAGGACGGCACGCCGTGCGGGGCGCGGGTGAAGCCGGGAACGACCCGGTGCCTGCCTCACTCGGGTCCGAACCCGAACGCTGTCGCGGCGTGCGACTGCCCAGGGGTGCTGCGTCGGTGGTGCACCCCGCACGACCTACGGCATACGTCGGCGGCGTGGCTTCTGTCGGCCGGCGTCCCACTGCTGGTGGTCTCCCGGCGCCTAGGCCACGAGCAGGCCAGCACGACGAGCGAGATCTACGGCGGGCTCCTACCTGATGCCGATGACGCGGTGCTGGACGTGCTGGGGCGCGCAATGCAGACCGAGAAGGACTAG
- a CDS encoding helix-turn-helix domain-containing protein: MPERSERGVAYNFWLRVKTEQATRGWNDVELQRQSGIPRGTTDRLKVGKRPPQPRIVNALADALGIDRDEALSLARITPPGTGPTAVSAREAIEQDPMFNEDQRETMLRLLDMIEQANQAGRQAG; encoded by the coding sequence ATGCCTGAACGGTCTGAACGGGGAGTCGCGTACAACTTCTGGCTACGCGTGAAGACTGAACAGGCCACACGCGGCTGGAACGACGTCGAACTGCAACGCCAGTCGGGCATCCCGCGCGGCACCACCGACCGCCTGAAGGTCGGGAAGCGACCCCCTCAGCCGCGGATCGTCAACGCCCTGGCGGACGCCCTCGGCATCGACCGAGACGAAGCGCTCAGCCTTGCCCGGATCACTCCGCCCGGCACCGGCCCAACCGCGGTATCTGCGCGCGAGGCGATTGAGCAGGACCCCATGTTCAACGAGGACCAGCGCGAGACCATGCTGCGCCTGCTGGACATGATCGAGCAGGCGAACCAAGCCGGCCGGCAGGCTGGCTAG
- a CDS encoding helix-turn-helix domain-containing protein — MDQQLMTIAEVEQYLQVSRWSVKRLIEAGHLEATKADGRNGAVRIYPASLRAYVESHTVTAKEE, encoded by the coding sequence GTGGATCAGCAGCTCATGACCATCGCCGAAGTGGAGCAGTACCTCCAGGTCTCCCGGTGGAGCGTCAAACGCCTCATCGAGGCCGGACATCTCGAGGCCACCAAGGCGGACGGACGCAACGGCGCGGTCCGGATTTACCCGGCCAGCCTGCGGGCCTACGTCGAGTCCCACACCGTCACCGCCAAGGAGGAGTGA
- a CDS encoding DNA adenine methylase, with protein sequence MKPPFAYFGGKTNLAERIVTLLPAHKHYVEPYCGSLAVLLAKQPAKMETVNDLDHELITWWRILRDRPDDLARVCALTPHSRTEYVAARHRRLDDELEVARRVWVMLSQGRGLTLRPGKTGWKHYVFPFGSSLGMPGYLEAYVDRIAAAADRLSMVSLECLPALDLIRKYGKEPDVLLYVDPPYLGTTRDHRNNYRHEMKSEADHRALAEVLLEARAAVVLSGYASDLYDRDLYAGWDRHTLSAFTGNSSGDRSRTEVLWSNRPLGTQSALFDLATAPAHL encoded by the coding sequence GTGAAGCCACCCTTCGCCTACTTCGGCGGCAAGACCAACCTCGCCGAACGCATCGTCACCCTGCTGCCAGCCCACAAGCACTACGTCGAGCCCTACTGCGGATCGCTCGCGGTCCTGCTTGCCAAGCAGCCGGCCAAGATGGAGACGGTCAACGACCTCGACCACGAGTTGATCACCTGGTGGCGGATCCTCCGCGACCGCCCCGACGACCTGGCCCGTGTCTGCGCGCTCACCCCGCACTCCCGCACCGAGTACGTTGCCGCCCGGCACCGCCGCCTCGATGACGAACTTGAGGTAGCTCGCCGGGTCTGGGTGATGCTCAGCCAGGGCCGCGGCCTGACCCTCCGCCCTGGCAAGACCGGCTGGAAGCACTATGTCTTCCCGTTCGGGTCGTCGCTCGGCATGCCCGGCTACCTCGAGGCCTACGTCGACCGGATCGCCGCCGCGGCGGACCGGCTCAGCATGGTGTCGCTGGAGTGCCTGCCGGCACTCGACCTGATCCGGAAGTACGGCAAGGAGCCGGACGTCCTGCTCTACGTCGACCCGCCGTACCTCGGCACCACCCGCGACCACCGGAACAACTACCGGCATGAGATGAAGAGCGAGGCCGACCACCGCGCACTCGCCGAGGTGCTACTCGAGGCCCGCGCCGCGGTCGTCCTCTCCGGCTACGCGTCCGACCTGTACGACCGCGACCTGTACGCCGGCTGGGACCGCCACACCCTCTCTGCGTTCACCGGCAACAGCTCCGGCGACCGCAGCCGTACCGAAGTCCTCTGGTCCAACCGTCCGCTCGGTACGCAGTCCGCCCTGTTCGACCTCGCCACCGCACCCGCCCACCTCTGA
- a CDS encoding recombinase family protein, which translates to MPKLALDRFRDYDRAMALIGYARVSTTDQRHALQTDALTTAGCTRTFTDTASGKLDERPGLAQVLDYLRAGDTLVVWRLDRLGRSVQHLTTTVAGLAERGIEFRSLTEGIDTSTAAGKLIFHIFASLAEFERSLIVERTRAGLDAAAARGRKGGRPPKMTPERIAAAKALMANGKNATETARILGVGRTTLYNHLGD; encoded by the coding sequence GTGCCGAAACTGGCTCTAGACCGTTTTCGGGACTACGATCGGGCCATGGCTCTCATCGGCTACGCCCGCGTCTCCACCACCGACCAGCGGCACGCCCTCCAGACCGACGCCCTCACCACCGCCGGCTGCACCCGCACCTTCACCGACACCGCCAGCGGCAAACTTGACGAACGCCCCGGCCTCGCCCAGGTGCTCGACTACCTCCGCGCCGGAGACACCCTCGTTGTCTGGCGCCTTGACCGCCTCGGCCGATCCGTCCAGCACCTCACCACCACGGTTGCCGGCCTCGCTGAGCGGGGCATCGAGTTCCGCTCGCTGACCGAGGGCATCGACACCTCGACCGCCGCAGGGAAGCTGATCTTTCACATCTTCGCCAGCCTGGCTGAGTTCGAGCGCAGCTTGATCGTGGAGCGGACCCGGGCCGGTCTCGACGCCGCTGCCGCGCGCGGCCGGAAGGGCGGACGCCCGCCCAAGATGACCCCGGAGCGGATCGCCGCCGCGAAGGCCCTGATGGCGAACGGGAAGAACGCTACCGAGACTGCTCGGATCCTGGGCGTAGGTCGGACGACCCTGTACAACCACCTCGGAGACTGA
- a CDS encoding helix-turn-helix domain-containing protein, with translation MAPFTDRERELVAQLHGEGKGRNAISRETSIHQKRVSAIAAELGLSFARGGARTAVATEARKADAAARRAAIEDQALAAAEKLLGQMFAKAKVYNFGGKENDYNEREHPEPPFADKRAIASSVQALMATALRIAEHDRADATTSGVDAWLEHMTEDGDD, from the coding sequence ATGGCCCCCTTCACCGACCGCGAGCGGGAACTCGTTGCCCAACTCCACGGCGAGGGCAAAGGCCGCAACGCCATCAGCCGCGAGACCAGCATCCACCAGAAGCGCGTCTCGGCCATCGCCGCCGAGCTTGGGCTCAGCTTCGCCCGCGGCGGCGCCCGCACCGCCGTCGCCACCGAAGCCCGCAAGGCTGACGCCGCCGCCCGCCGCGCCGCCATCGAGGACCAGGCCCTCGCCGCCGCCGAGAAGCTTCTCGGCCAGATGTTCGCCAAGGCCAAGGTCTACAACTTCGGCGGCAAGGAGAACGACTACAACGAGCGCGAGCACCCGGAGCCGCCGTTCGCCGACAAACGAGCCATCGCCTCCTCGGTGCAGGCGCTGATGGCGACCGCACTGCGGATCGCAGAGCACGACCGGGCCGACGCGACCACCTCCGGTGTGGACGCCTGGCTGGAGCACATGACCGAGGACGGCGACGACTGA
- a CDS encoding PBSX family phage terminase large subunit, protein MIKPLTGKAKQSVKLATARFNVWEGAVRSSKTVASIFRWMQYARTGPGGNLAMIGKTERSLKRNVIDPIIELVGSKRCRYLAGSGELHLFGRRIYTAGANDARAIEKIQGLTLAGAYGDEIATWPEPFWDMLGTRLSVPGAQFFGTCNPAGPVHWLKRWLDQSSLWLTHEGSISTGHADEPVDLHRFSFILDDNPHLDPAFVESLKRQYVGLFFKRYIQGLWVPAEGAIFDMWDENRHVAKMLPTITRWISLGIDHGTRNPFHAVVLGLGVDRRLHITREWRWDSAKQRRQLSDAEYSREVRQWLTTVPVPGTDTTGVMPEYTIVDPSATGFRVQLHQDGLPSKLADNEVLPGIRTMSSLLALGLIDVHESCRDLLLEIPGYCWDDKAAERDGTDQPIKLADHGIDASRYATHTTRSIWRSALRSSIHDAA, encoded by the coding sequence ATGATCAAGCCGCTCACGGGGAAGGCGAAGCAGTCGGTCAAGCTGGCGACGGCCCGGTTCAACGTCTGGGAAGGCGCGGTCCGGTCCTCCAAGACCGTCGCATCGATTTTCCGGTGGATGCAGTACGCCCGGACCGGCCCAGGCGGAAACCTCGCCATGATCGGCAAAACCGAACGGTCGCTCAAGCGGAACGTCATCGACCCAATCATCGAACTCGTCGGGTCGAAACGCTGCCGCTACCTCGCAGGCTCCGGCGAACTGCACCTGTTCGGCCGCCGGATCTACACCGCCGGAGCCAACGACGCCCGCGCCATCGAGAAGATCCAGGGCCTCACCCTGGCCGGCGCCTACGGCGACGAGATTGCGACCTGGCCGGAACCGTTCTGGGACATGCTCGGCACCCGGCTCAGCGTGCCTGGCGCGCAGTTCTTCGGCACCTGCAACCCCGCCGGCCCCGTCCACTGGCTCAAACGCTGGCTCGACCAGTCCTCACTGTGGCTCACCCACGAGGGCAGCATCTCCACCGGCCACGCCGACGAACCTGTCGACCTGCACCGGTTCTCGTTCATCCTCGACGACAACCCCCACCTGGACCCGGCCTTCGTCGAGTCGTTGAAACGCCAGTACGTCGGCCTGTTCTTCAAGCGGTACATCCAGGGCCTCTGGGTACCCGCTGAAGGCGCGATCTTCGACATGTGGGACGAGAACCGGCACGTCGCCAAGATGCTGCCGACCATCACCCGCTGGATCTCGCTCGGCATCGACCACGGCACCCGGAACCCGTTCCACGCCGTCGTCCTCGGCCTGGGCGTCGACCGTCGGCTCCACATCACCCGCGAGTGGCGGTGGGACTCGGCGAAGCAGCGCCGGCAACTCTCCGACGCCGAGTACTCGCGTGAAGTCCGGCAGTGGCTGACCACCGTGCCAGTCCCCGGCACCGACACCACCGGCGTTATGCCGGAGTACACGATTGTCGACCCGTCAGCGACCGGCTTCCGGGTGCAACTGCACCAGGATGGGCTCCCGTCGAAGCTCGCCGACAACGAGGTGCTACCCGGCATCCGCACCATGTCCAGCCTGCTGGCCCTGGGGCTGATCGACGTGCACGAGTCGTGCCGCGACCTGCTCCTTGAGATCCCCGGCTACTGCTGGGACGACAAGGCTGCCGAGCGGGACGGAACCGACCAGCCGATCAAGCTGGCCGACCACGGCATCGACGCCAGTCGGTACGCAACGCACACCACCCGCTCGATCTGGCGCTCGGCGCTGCGCTCGAGCATCCACGACGCCGCCTGA
- a CDS encoding phage portal protein: protein MAWPPKSLAPVYAKLDEWTAWYSGELTRLTRVYQGVDLARPHNRPSQYRGGLVGWVARRFWGEPTPEGEHRAKLHVPLASDIAQTSARLLFSEPPTLTASNKETQKRLDELVDDGAHATFLAAAETGAAKGGVYLRVVWDNAVRPRPWLARVDATAAVPEWRWDVLWAVTFWQVLENDGNRVLRHLERHERGVILHGVYEGTPDHLGRRVDFGAHPDVSWLVDVAPTGAISTGLPDRLTAVYIPNVTPSRIWTDLPAAANLGRSDYDGVEPLFDALDETWTSLMRDLRLARARLVVPEEYLTSLGPGNGAYFNTAQELFTPIKTMADDSAGLNIELIQPLIRVEEHLRMSAEQARLIVETAGYAAQSFGMADGAAVTATEVNARERESFIGRDAKMLHMRPKTAEIIETLLMVDAVLFGSGVTPEAPQVDFGDTVSQDPESVARTLQLLEAAAAISTWMKVKTLHPDWSDPEIQEEVDRIKGDAPPVVDVGSSLDALAGNNPPGAEEPEEDGVNAEADDQAEE from the coding sequence ATGGCCTGGCCGCCGAAGTCCCTGGCCCCGGTGTACGCCAAGCTCGACGAGTGGACCGCCTGGTACTCCGGTGAACTGACCCGGCTGACCAGGGTCTACCAGGGCGTCGACCTGGCCCGGCCGCACAACCGACCATCCCAGTACCGCGGTGGTCTCGTCGGCTGGGTGGCCCGTAGGTTCTGGGGCGAGCCGACCCCGGAGGGCGAGCACCGGGCGAAGCTGCACGTGCCGCTGGCCTCCGACATCGCCCAGACCAGCGCGCGACTGCTGTTCTCCGAGCCCCCAACCCTCACGGCCTCCAACAAGGAGACCCAGAAGCGACTGGACGAACTGGTCGACGATGGCGCTCACGCCACCTTCCTTGCCGCCGCCGAGACCGGCGCTGCGAAGGGCGGGGTCTACCTGCGCGTCGTCTGGGACAACGCCGTCCGCCCCCGGCCATGGCTGGCCCGGGTCGACGCCACCGCCGCCGTACCGGAATGGCGCTGGGACGTACTGTGGGCAGTCACCTTCTGGCAGGTCCTGGAGAACGACGGCAACCGGGTGCTGCGGCACCTGGAGCGGCACGAGCGCGGCGTCATCCTTCACGGTGTGTACGAGGGCACCCCCGACCACCTTGGCCGCCGGGTCGATTTCGGCGCACACCCGGACGTGTCCTGGCTGGTCGACGTTGCCCCCACCGGCGCCATTTCGACTGGCCTGCCGGACCGGCTCACCGCCGTCTACATCCCGAACGTCACCCCGTCGCGGATCTGGACCGACCTGCCGGCGGCGGCGAACCTCGGCCGGAGCGACTACGACGGCGTGGAGCCGCTGTTCGACGCCCTCGACGAGACGTGGACCAGCCTGATGCGGGACCTCAGGCTGGCCCGCGCCCGCCTCGTTGTCCCCGAGGAATACCTGACGTCGCTCGGCCCCGGCAACGGCGCCTACTTCAACACCGCCCAGGAACTGTTCACCCCCATCAAGACCATGGCGGACGACAGCGCCGGCCTGAACATCGAGCTGATCCAGCCGCTGATCCGGGTCGAAGAGCACCTGCGGATGTCGGCGGAGCAGGCCCGCCTCATCGTCGAAACCGCCGGCTACGCCGCGCAGAGCTTCGGCATGGCGGACGGCGCCGCGGTCACGGCCACCGAGGTCAACGCCCGTGAGCGCGAGTCGTTCATCGGCCGCGACGCCAAGATGCTGCACATGAGGCCGAAAACGGCCGAGATCATCGAGACGCTTCTCATGGTCGATGCGGTGCTCTTCGGCTCCGGGGTGACTCCGGAGGCGCCGCAGGTCGACTTCGGCGACACCGTCTCCCAGGACCCTGAGAGCGTGGCTCGCACTCTCCAGCTGCTGGAGGCTGCGGCCGCGATCTCCACCTGGATGAAGGTGAAGACGCTTCACCCGGACTGGTCGGACCCCGAGATCCAGGAGGAGGTCGACCGGATCAAGGGTGACGCTCCGCCGGTTGTGGACGTCGGGAGCAGTCTCGACGCACTGGCCGGCAACAACCCGCCCGGCGCAGAGGAGCCCGAAGAGGACGGCGTCAACGCAGAGGCGGACGACCAGGCTGAGGAGTAG